A region of Anopheles merus strain MAF chromosome 2R, AmerM5.1, whole genome shotgun sequence DNA encodes the following proteins:
- the LOC121587700 gene encoding CLIP domain-containing serine protease 14D-like — MGALIWRILVLCFIASCSQLPVAVAQYLSSCKTPGGDGEPGTCVLVRECPFARALLMKQKHSNNDIRYLEAVRCGMLETKALVCCNAPNITTDSSSSGSIEGLVDGETIDGLVENRFSTPEEKRGLLPEVCGVDTYRGPIRGELAQLFHFPWNVLIQHRTKDGEHRFHCGGSLISDRYVLTAARCIMGIKKTWTIVSVRVGEWNLQTDPDCDNSTADATECASPVEDIPIEKITVPANYTGTGSPAVKQDIALLRLARRVEFSESVAPICLPLNTSNWVGYSSEQDGRFYESGWGKTPDAAAGGDNKWNFVSVGVAREVCRDRYPHASIDGEQICAMPSSEQNTCRGDTGGPLMYQSGTDGAWYLMGVGSFRKQCAIVGEPAVYTNVATFTNWIVENLEP, encoded by the exons ATGGGCGCACTGATTTGGCGAATACTCGTGCTGTGTTTCATCGCTTCCTGCTCACAGCTTCCTGTCGCGGTGGCACAAT ATCTTTCCAGCTGCAAGACACCGGGCGGTGATGGAGAGCCGGGTACCTGTGTGCTGGTGCGCGAATGTCCGTTCGCTCGCGCTCTGCTCATGAAGCAGAAGCACTCGAACAACGATATTCGCTATCTGGAAGCGGTACGGTGCGGTATGCTGGAAACCAAGGCGCTGGTCTGCTGCAATGCACCGAACATTACcacggacagcagcagcagcggcagcatcgaAGGGCTGGTAGACGGAGAAACGATTGACGGGTTGGTAGAGAATCGGTTCAGCACGCCGGAGGAAAAACGTGGCCTGCTGCCGGAGGTGTGCGGTGTCGATACGTACCGCGGGCCGATCCGTGGCGAGCTGGCTCAGCTGTTTCATTTCCCCTGGAATGTGCTGATACAGCATCGGACGAAAG ATGGTGAGCACCGTTTCCACTGCGGCGGATCATTGATCAGTGATCGATACGTGCTGACGGCCGCCCGCTGCATTATGGGCATCAAGAAAACATGGACAAT CGTGTCCGTAAGGGTAGGCGAATGGAATCTGCAAACCGATCCAGACTGTGACAACTCCACTGCCGACGCTACCGAATGTGCCAGCCCGGTGGAGGACATTCCCATCGAAAAGATTACCGTACCCGCCAACTACACCGGTACCGGGTCGCCGGCGGTAAAGCAAGACATCGCCCTGCTCCGGTTAGCCCGCAGGGTTGAGTTCAGTGAGTCGGTTGCACCGATCTGTCTGCCCCTGAATACGTCCAACTGGGTGGGCTATAGTAGCGAGCAGGACGGGCGCTTCTACGAGAGTGGCTGGGGTAAAACGCCCGACG ctgctgctggtggtgataACAAATGGAACTTTGTATCGGTCGGTGTCGCACGGGAGGTTTGCCGCGATCGGTACCCACACGCCAGCATTGATGGGGAGCAGATTTGTGCGATGCCTAGCAGTGAGCAGAACACGTGCCGAGGGGATACCGGGGGGCCACTGATGTACCAGTCCGGCACAGATGGCGCCTGGTACCTGATGGGTGTCGGCAGCTTCCGCAAGCAGTGTGCCATCGTCGGCGAACCGGCAGTCTATACGAATGTGGCCACCTTTACCAACTGGATCGTTGAGAATCTGGAACCATAG